In Xenopus tropicalis strain Nigerian chromosome 5, UCB_Xtro_10.0, whole genome shotgun sequence, one genomic interval encodes:
- the strit1 gene encoding sarcoplasmic/endoplasmic reticulum calcium ATPase regulator DWORF yields MEETGIMAYKKFLVPVLLGVGWIAGCVLMIYVVFS; encoded by the exons ATGGAAGAAACAG GAATAATGGCATACAAAAAGTTCCTTGTCCCTGTATTACTGGGTGTCGGATGGATTGCTGGTTGTGTATTGATGATCTATGTTGTTTTCTCATGA